The genomic window agttttgaaatcgcgttgtttttcctgaagctctgcgcaccgtatgtgtgcccgggtaggcggagcccttaagggttcaaaataatttataatataaaattctaGCTttgaaatttacaaaacaaatgttCATTATGGTATGAGTATTTCTACAGTAAGTgatatttatttcatataatattGATTTATCAATCATTATTGATATCCTAAACTGTTATTTTGaagtaagtaataattttgttaattcaggtttatcaatttatttttattttttaaaatttctaataaatacaaaaaaatgcaagaattcttaaatactttaaaaagatatgaaagttaaaaaccCCGCGCTGTGTTATTTTTGGAAAattgttttttctctctctctgccgtgtAACTCCTTACAATATACATACGAGTCGTTTGAGTTTGCTGTTGTGAAAGCGAGAGATAGGTGAGGTTTGGTGTGTTACATCTAAAGAAATATCgttaaaacaccccccccccccccaaaaaaaaaatatatattctaagaaattctaaaaaaaaaaaacacatcatttCTACCAACAAACGGTAAAGATTTATAAAGTTAACAGCAGGAAAATAATTTCTATTGGCCCCCTTCCCCTCCGAAATTCTGTGTGGGCTCCAGAAGGGAGGGTGGATTTTCACTAGTTTAAGTGATCTTAACTAAATTGATAGTTTTATTAAGTTAGGTCAACGACATTCAAAACAGGCACATTCTCCAAAAACTTCAAAACGAAATGTTTTCCGCTCCGACCGCTGAGCAGCGTGGAGTGTTGAGGGTCTGCTCGGGGCTCGAAGCTAGGCGAGGAGAGGAGAAGAGGCGCGCGCCTCGCGAATAGCCTGGAGGCAAGCCACCGGCGATGCCTCCTCGACACTCTTCGGCCACTTCAGGGGCTGCTCGACCCTTGGCTGCGACACAATGCACCCCATGATCAATGGAATACTTCATTAGACGCCATTAAACAACTAACATTGTGCATAAAAACTCTGTATTCTGGAAACTACCACCAGGAGAAAAATTGAAATGGTAAAACAATGTGAGGATAGTAGATATTTGAGGACAAACCTTGAATTCCGTGAAGTAATAAAAGAGCATTTTTTTAAAGGAGTGGAAATATCTTAATTTTAACACAGAATTATTTTGATGCTTCAAGGAATTTTTATCTCTGTTCTCATCTAGTGCAGATTTTTGTAGAAGATAATGGCAGTTCAGTAATACTAGTGCTTCCGAATCCATCAAGAAAACTGCACGATCACGCAGCTTATTTTCCAACcccattttttataaaatttccataaaaattaataatacatttcACCAGCGCTCAAATATgataattattactaaaaatgaTTCTACAAGAAGAAAATTCCAATCTCAGACCCTAAAAACAATACTAATCAAAGCgagacaaaaagaaaaaaatcagtcAGCAAGGGCTCAGTGTAATTAAAAAACAACGTTGAAccaaaaactaaatataaatgtACGAACTTGGTAAAAAAAAGTTATCCCATATCAAGTTCCTAGCTTCTTAAATATCTTAAGACTTATAGAATACTTGCTTAAAAGTCTCCACAGTTTTTAGGAGCAACAAACAGTGAAATTTTTGTGGATGGTAATGATCCGATAGAGTTCTTCAACGCTGTTTCCTGATTTTTTGTTTGGGCAAAATAAATGTCAAAGTAtctgtacaagaaatgaaaaactTTCCTAAGGCATGAATATAATCATGACGTATATAAATTATCCATCTTCAAGAATGTACTGGTCATCCATTACTCGTCTAAGAATGGATCTAATAAGACCCCAAGCTACTATCTCGTGGTATGTCCAGCATCATCACAAGCTCTAACAATATATCCATGGTCAGATAAATGGACAATAAGCCTGTTCACACAATTGCAACGTATGCTGGAGTTCTTCCTGACGATGTGATAAAACGCTGGGATAGATCTAAGAAAGAGAAGGTAGATGTGTTTGGGCCATTCAGCATCCAACAGTACAATATTTTCATGAGAGGTGTTGATCTCATGGACAAAAAAATAAGCGGTGGTACCTGcgtatattttttcatttggtcAATATGGCTCTAgtgcagtggttcccaaccagtggtccgcggaccatcagtggtccgcgagagctaaaatatggtccgtgaaagatatcgaactttgaatgaacgcgcgtcggtgaacaaaagcgagcgtggcgcgcaggcgaccggcggaagggcaagcaactgactaaacattatgaCGCAAGCCGATCAGTCAATcgtacgttttcttttgttttgctcagcagtgttgtgttagtgattctgttTAGCTGTACAGTGGGTCAACATCTGTAACTCCTCGATATTCTcatggatattttgataaaatatgaacagggtaagtaggctacgcatttttctcttaaacttttttaataaaaacatgcaattacaaaacagaatgtggacgttagtttacgtatgattcttgtgtttgtgtattacaaatgttcacaacAGTTAGGTTCAGTTAGTTGAAAacgtaattatatataaaataaagcggtaagaaattaaaaattaagatagttaAAGAACACTGGTctcccaaattaaaaagtggagccagccacaaaaattatttaaaatatgctatcataaaattgttgaaatgttattatgctgttttagATTTTTCATAACGAAATAAACACACCGTTAACTCTTTCAATGCCAAAGTCGGCTAAATCACCttttctgtgtgtctgtgtcgtACGAAAAATTGGAGGATTGAGAAATcggcctgaatatttttttctttcaaagacgcaTTTACGACACTTGCAGCGCACTCTACCGTTGTCGGTTTGACTCGCCCTACTATTGAGTTACTTTTTCTCAAAATAGATAGCAGAACTGTCACGCTTCTATCTTCCTTCCCTGATAGAGAGCAGGGTTCTCATGCTGTTTAGCTGTTTTCGAACAGCATGTGAAACATATTGGTACTGCGTTTGTGCGCATttcttcgttttgaatttaactttccgttgtgagaaattcaacttttatttaaaaaaaaatatatattttgattcttttgtaaattaaaagtgttaattattttctacataagtatgtgttcctgctttaaaaatttatttggcaaatatttacaaaaattatatatttctggcaaacaaattattaagttgctttatcaaaaaataataagcagtttcgtggatattataaattgcctgttgttatttattgttgtttattgtgcgttgaaaatcatttttgtaatagttgtagTGATTATATGTTCCCACTAAATTCTTAgtgccaagaatattactttgaAAAACATGTCCTATTTgcacgccaatccattaaaaataatataactttttcaggagaactttaaaataaaattaataaaaaatgcattatatgtttttattcaatcttaaaaaattacaaataataatttatttataagatgtaaaaaaattatacttccatacttaaaggtaaaaaagttattaaagataaaaaagtaattaaaggtaaaagttactaaaggtaaaaaagttattaatatttaactcaagatatgtaattcattaaaaaataacttggCACTTTTAGTATAACTATCATAAATTAGACAATTTGAGGCTGACACTAATAGGGTTAAGGGAAATTTAAGTTACCTACCAAGATCCCTTGTTTTTAACGATTAGacgacattatttttttaaattgtgtagtaaagatttaagtttgtaaaaaaaataatagcgaggttagaattttttggaagcaagtttatatttatttatttaatgatttattttatgaattatgaaaaaaatttagctatattatttttattcttttacttggcattaaacataatatataagcataacagtgtacattctattgcattttggttttgttttcagaaaatgccgcctaagagaaaatatgataatagttacattaaatttggatttacttcgatagaaagtaatggagaaataaaaccacaatgtgttatatgcgcaactgttctcgcaaacgaagccttgaagccagcgaaattaaaacgtcacctagaaacgattcatccaaatttttctgaccgaccaccagagttctttcaaggaaaattggagaatttaaaaaaaaatgaaactcgggcctagtggtacaagatatgcatcatcagaaaaaacattagtagcatcgtttgagatatcgaaattaatagcacaatcaaaaaagactCACACAATAGGATAAACTCTTGTGAAACCTTGTTTGATCAAAGCCGTcgaagaagttttagggttagaagcaaaaaaaaaaagaatacaagatatacctttgtcgaacaacacggtgaaagctagaattgaactcatgtcaaatgatatcgaggagcaacttgtttcaagaattaaaatgtcgccattcttcgctttgcagtgcgatgaatccactgacatttctaattgtgctcagttactcgtttttgtccgctttttagacgacgacaacataatcaaagaagaactgttgttttctcaggaactggaaatgacatcaagaggtatcgacgtcatgaatataataattggatatttccagaaatatggcattatgtgggaaaagctagtcggtttctgtacggatggtgctcctgcgatgttaggatcacattccgggctagcaacgttaatcaaacagaggaatccgtcaacattaacatcgcattgtatccttcatcgccaggcgttagcttccaagactcttcctaaatgccttaatgatacaatgaaattggccataaaagtagtaaatgtcattaaaagcagtgccataaattcacgcctttttaaaaaaaaactgtgcactgaaatggactccaaccatgagaatctcctctttcacacagaggttcgttggttgtcgaaaggcaatatgctggaaagattatacgagctgagaggagagattgagttgtttctaggtgagaaaaaaatggaagacttactagtacagttttctgatttgacatcccagatgcatttggcatatcttgtggatatttttacacacttaaataagttgaacttgcaaatgcaaggttcaggaaacaggcaattagaaggcgttgcaaatatttttaattttgaagataaacttcgtgcttttatttgcaaacttaagttatggattagtcaagttggcgagggcaattttagtgcgtttgcaacattaaaggcactccttgacgacaaagagtatgtcatgtttagggaaagcatacaaaaaaaaacagcaaatgtcatttgcaaatgttggttgatgaattcaacagttacttcccagaatataacaatacagaagctaatgtggaccaaaaactgatacgcaacccttttggcactaacgctagagaagttgcagaagaaatccaagaagaacttattgaattacaaaatgacaggaactataaggacgcttttgaatctgattctttggagacgttttggtgtaagaaagcaattttatatactaaaattcgagaaatcgctttgcgctatcttatgcttttctcaacaacttatttatgcgaacaaggattttctgcattactgatcattaaaaacaaatccaggaatcgactgaaagtaagtgatgacatgcgtgtagctttgagcaaaaatattaccccaagaattcaagatcttgtacagaagatgcaagctcaaaaatctcattgatgcaaactgaattgtgttctataaatatatgttttcaatcgtaacactgttaattaatgtttattttggttttttagatttcttatgttaaacgtttctattaacattgaacgattatgcttaaagtttatttttagattcatacagattattttttaaccttgtggtccctgctaataataatgaaatttaagtggtccctgatcaaaaaaaggttgggaaccactgctctagtGAATGCATGGCATGTATTCAAGCTCAAAAAGCAGGAACCAGCTATCCCACTTGTGAAGTTCAAAGCATCGGTTGCTACATCTCTCATAACATTAGGTACAATGAAGAAGCGTGGTCGACCTTCTGAAGATATATCAGAAATCACAAAGAAGAGAACTACCATCCCTAAAATAGCACTGGAAATAAAATATCGTCCCTTAACAGCCAGAAGGGCCAACatcacacttttttaaaaattgaggTTTTGTTATGGCAGTAAACATGGCCGTTCGTAGTATGTTCTGGCAGAAGGGCAATCATTTTTCTCCATAGAAAGCATGGTAAATAAAACAatgcaaattttattttaggGCTGACGTTCATTTTTGTTCCCAGAAGAAGGGCCTATTTATCATATATTTGCAATACTATTCTGAGGTTATGGTTGCTCAActggaaaaattttgattttataatgAATGTTGTGATTATTGTTGTCTACATAATTGCATTTATTTCATTAGTCAATTGTTTTAAGGAATGTGTTTTCGTTTGATACAGAGGTCCTACTATGtgtaatatcaatttattttgtaCCTGGAAATAACATGgacgaaaaaatgtaaataattatggcattttATAGATTGTGTGTTGTAACTGTTATAATATTAAAGGTATTGTTATGCATTAGAAATAATTTAAGCTGATAATTCCTAAATTACTTATTCacgaacattaaaaaatttactttgattgctataaaattgaatataaaaatgcAATTACTAGTTTTGAGAGGCCTATTGTGTTTAGGTGTAAAACAattcatttgtttattaaaagtgtattatttttaacaatttgcgGTAGTGAATTATGCAACGATTTCGGATTATCTGTGCAGGTCATCCGAGTGTAAACAGATATTACACTATGCGAGAGCCAGAACAATGAAAATAGTGGAGGCAGCAATTCGAGGTAATAGTGATGTGGATTAGGTAAGTTCTTTTGCCAGTTTATCGTCCAATCATGATGCAGTCAATATTCCTGATGCAGCATCAGATATCGCAGCAGACTGTGAAGTGTTGTGTTCCAATACAATTATTGAAATTGATCCAAGTGTGTCACATTCAGAAATCAGTCAGGCAATTATTGAAAATCCTTCACTTTTTTCACAGCGTGTAAATAAACTCTCAGTCCCTTCAATGGAAAACATTTTCATACAAAATCCAGATGAAATTATCATGACAACTTGCACAACTGAAGAAGTATTGGCGCAGGGTGGAGAAATATTGCCACAGAATTTGGATGAAGATGTCCTTAAAAACCAACTTGCTGATCTTCATGTGGGTAATGGTGGTAAAAGAGTTAAGAATGACAGATCTCTGAAATCACAGAGGAAAAAACTCAGATGCGAAGGTAAGGAATATCTCTCAACAAGTGGAAAAGAAATACCAGCAAAAGTCATGAAAGAAGATCCATGCAAAGGTCGTAGGTGTTCAAAAAATGTGACCTGCAGAAGCATCTCCGAAAATGAGAGAAAATACGTTTTTGAATCTTACTGGAAACTAGGTAGTATAAATGActgaataaatttaatttttgcaaatataGAAGGCAATGAAGTCAGGCGCCGTCGTAAAGATTCAAAATCAGCAAAAAAGAACACTACACTGCATTTCTACTTGCCATTGCCTGATGGAAAAAAAAGTAAGAGTAAGTCGTACATTT from Bacillus rossius redtenbacheri isolate Brsri chromosome 1, Brsri_v3, whole genome shotgun sequence includes these protein-coding regions:
- the LOC134530186 gene encoding zinc finger BED domain-containing protein 5-like, with protein sequence MSNDIEEQLVSRIKMSPFFALQCDESTDISNCAQLLVFVRFLDDDNIIKEELLFSQELEMTSRGIDVMNIIIGYFQKYGIMWEKLVGFCTDGAPAMLGSHSGLATLIKQRNPSTLTSHCILHRQALASKTLPKCLNDTMKLAIKVVNVIKSSAINSRLFKKKLCTEMDSNHENLLFHTEVRWLSKGNMLERLYELRGEIELFLGEKKMEDLLVQFSDLTSQMHLAYLVDIFTHLNKLNLQMQGSGNRQLEGVANIFNFEDKLRAFICKLKLWISQVGEGNFSAFATLKALLDDKEYVMFRESIQKKTANVICKCWLMNSTVTSQNITIQKLMWTKN